One region of Aurantimonas sp. HBX-1 genomic DNA includes:
- the lptG gene encoding LPS export ABC transporter permease LptG, translating into MRNWTLNRYFFRLYVVSFLSTLIAVFALVYLIDMIEVSRRGRMTEFGFGAIALFSALRVPSFMEQAFPFIILFSSIFTLLTLNRRLELVVARAAGVSIWQILLPFVVGSLFLGLLATFAYNPLSAYAKGKAAEFEAQTTSAGVAPTSDQVPWLRQNAEGITSIIGAKTVAQNGVLLGQITAFVFGEDGLVRERIDAPQAVLGDGAWTMDTPRVTRIGNPPEHPDTFRLPTSLRPEFVEQRLADPEAISIWELGDKIGVAASLGFNSMAFLMQYNSLIAQPALFIAMTLLAATVATRFSRTRQSARTLGGGVLAGFVLYVVTFLAKALGSNAVVPPVAAAWFPVLAAGLFGVTILLHQEDG; encoded by the coding sequence ATGAGGAACTGGACGCTCAACCGCTACTTCTTCCGGCTCTACGTCGTCAGCTTCCTGTCGACGCTGATCGCCGTCTTCGCGCTGGTCTACCTGATCGACATGATCGAGGTCAGCCGGCGCGGGCGGATGACCGAGTTCGGCTTCGGCGCCATCGCCCTCTTTTCGGCGCTGCGCGTTCCGTCCTTCATGGAACAGGCCTTTCCCTTCATCATCCTGTTCTCCTCCATCTTCACGCTGCTGACGCTCAACCGGCGCCTCGAACTGGTCGTGGCGCGCGCCGCCGGCGTCTCGATCTGGCAGATCCTGCTGCCGTTCGTCGTCGGCTCGCTGTTTCTCGGGCTCCTCGCAACCTTCGCCTACAATCCGCTGTCGGCCTACGCCAAGGGCAAGGCGGCGGAGTTCGAGGCCCAGACCACCAGTGCCGGCGTCGCGCCGACCTCCGACCAGGTGCCGTGGCTGCGGCAGAACGCCGAGGGGATCACCTCGATCATCGGCGCCAAGACGGTGGCGCAGAACGGCGTGCTGCTCGGTCAGATCACCGCCTTCGTCTTCGGCGAGGACGGGCTGGTGCGCGAGCGCATCGACGCACCCCAGGCGGTGCTCGGCGACGGCGCCTGGACGATGGACACCCCTCGGGTCACGCGGATCGGCAATCCGCCGGAGCATCCGGACACGTTCCGGCTGCCGACGAGCCTGCGGCCGGAATTCGTCGAGCAGCGCCTCGCCGATCCCGAGGCCATCTCGATCTGGGAGCTGGGAGACAAGATCGGCGTTGCCGCCAGTCTCGGCTTTAACTCGATGGCGTTCCTGATGCAGTACAACTCGCTCATTGCGCAGCCGGCGCTGTTCATCGCCATGACTCTGCTGGCGGCGACAGTCGCCACGAGGTTTTCGCGCACTCGCCAGTCTGCTAGGACTCTCGGCGGTGGCGTGTTGGCGGGTTTCGTGTTGTACGTCGTGACGTTTCTGGCGAAGGCACTCGGCAGCAATGCGGTGGTTCCGCCGGTTGCGGCTGCGTGGTTTCCAGTGTTGGCAGCAGGATTGTTTGGGGTAACGATCCTGCTCCATCAAGAGGATGGTTAG